The DNA region CATCGCGGAGATGCGGGACGGGAAGATCGCGCGCCCCTGACCCTCGCGCGTTTAGTCCTCTGAATGCGGTCCTTGCGCGTGCAACTACCGCATTCAGAGGACTAAACGCGGGAGTCGAGGTGCCCCAGGAGAGTGCCGGGGCCGAAGGTGGACGCGCCCAGGGCCTCGACGCGGGACCGCAGCTCCCGGTCGGCGGTCACCACGACGACGTGGTCGTCCGGGCCCGCGGCACGGGCTTCCCGCGCGACGGCCACGATCTTGTCGTCGCCTTCGCCGTCGGCCTCGACGACCTCGACCCCGGGCACCGGCGCGACTCCCCGCGCCTTGCCCTCGACGACCAGGACGACCTTCGGCCACCAGGACCATCCGCCGCCACCGGGCAGCGCCGGATCGGCGAGCCCGGTCCCGGACAGGGTCGCGAGCTTGTCCCGCAACCGTTCCGCGGCGCCGCGCCGGTCCCGCCACCAGCCGTCCGGCCGCGATCCGACGACGTTCGCGCCGTCGACCACCAGTACCAGCCCGCGATCCACGTGTTCCCTCAATCCCGGCCACGCCGCCGCGAAGTCGCGATGCAACCGGAAGTCCGCGACCTCGCCCGCGCGTACCCATCGCAGTTCCGCGCTCTCCGCGCTCTTCACCCTGGCCGAAAGCGGGCCGATCGGCACGGCCAGGACCGTGGTGTAGCGCCAGTTCCCGTGGTCGACGTGCGACGCGGCCAGCGGACGGACCCGCGCGGGCGGGATGTCGGCCTCCTCGTGCGCCTCACGGGTGGCCGCGTCACGCGGACTCTCCCCCGCCTCGACGGCGCCCCCGGGCAGCGCCCAGGTGCGTCCATGGTGGACCCACCAGGCCCGCCGCTGCAGCAGGACACCGCGCGCGGGATCGGACAGCAGCAACCCGGCCGCGCCGTGCAAACCCCAGTGAAGATGCCCGAAGTCGCACTTCACGAAGCCGTTGCCGTCCTGCCGGGTCACGGCTTCAGCGTGTCACACCGATCTCGGCACCGGGAGCCTTCGCCGCGTCGACGGCGAGCGCGGCGGCGCCCACGATCGCGGAATCGTCGCCGTGGTGCGCGGCCCTGATCCGCGCCAGCGGACGGTGCCCGGCACCGGTGATCTTGTCCGCGTAGTGCTCGCGGGCCTCGTCGAGGAACAGCGGAGCCGATTCCGACACACCACCGCCGATCACGATCAGCTCGGGATCGAAGACGTCGGCGACCAGCGCGAGCCCCTCGGCCAGCCACTTCGCCAGCTCGGTCATCGCGCGCTGGGCGATCGGGTCGCCGTCGCGGGCGGCCCCGGCGACGCGACGGCCGGTGACCGAGCCGGGGTCTCCCCTGGTCTCGCGCGCCAGCACGGTCGAGCGGCCGGGATGGCGCGCGAGCAGTTCCACCGCCGTCGCGGCCAGCGCCGTCCCGCTGCAGTACCGCTCCCAGCAGCCGTACTTCCCGCACGGGCAGGGCCTGCCGCCGGGGACGACGGTGAGGTGCCCGAGTTCCGGCGCGACACCGTACGCGCCCCGGTAGATCTTGCCGTCGAGCAGCAGTCCCGCGCCGATCCCGGTGCCGAGGGCGATCAGCGCGGCGACATGAGCGCCGCGGGCGGCCCCGAAGCGGTATTCGCCGACCGCGGCGGCGTTCACGTCGTGCTCCAGGGTCACCGGCAGGCCGACCCGCTTTTCGATGCGCTCGGCGACCGGCGCGGCACGCCAGGACAGATGCGGCGCGAACATCACCGTCCGCCGGTCCTTCGCGACGAATCCGGCGACCGCGAGCCCGACGCCGGACACATCGTGCCGGTTGCGGAGGTCTTCGACGACCCCGGCGATGGCGTCTTCGAGCGCGTCCTCCCCGCTGGGCGTCCCGACCCTGGCGGTGTCCATCAGCGAGCCGTGCTCGTCCACCACGCCGGCGCGCACGCTCGTGCCCCCGACGTCCACCCCTACCGTCAGCAACTCAGTTCTCCCGGTCCGGCTGCCAAGCGTCGCGCCTGGTCACCGTGATGTGCTGGACCCGCGAAGCTCCCATCGGCACATCTTCGGCCGCGGGCTCCTTCCGCGCAGGCTGGAACCCCGGCATGTGCACGCCCGCCTCGGGCTCCCACCGATCGGCGAGCACCGCCCGCAGTAAAGCGACGAGCTGCGCGGCCTGCTCCATCAGGCGGGCCACGAACTCGGGCCGTTCCCCTCGGAAGATCCCGACGATCGCGCAGAGCGGGCACCACCCGTCGGCGTCGTGGTCGGTGCAGCCGTGCCCGGCGGAGATCAGGCCCTCCAGCCACGGTGCGGCGTGCTCGACGACCAATTCGACCAGGAGGCGGATCTCTTCGGCCAGTTCGAGCGGCTTCGATCCGGTGTACTCGTTGTTCTCGCTCACCCGGGTCCCCGGTTCCCGGCCAGGCTCACGACCAGGCCGTGCGCGTCGGATTCCGCACCGGTGATCCGGCACGGGCGCAGCATCTCCGGCAGCGCGATCAGCCGCCGGAAACCGTCCACGGTGACGGCGAGATCATCGTCCACTCTGGCCAGGTCCACTTCGGAATCGCGGTGCAACGGCACCGCGACACGCAGCTCGTAGCCGTCGTCCGATTCGGCGACCTGCAGCAGCGGGGTGACACCTTTTTCGTTCCCTGCCAAGGGATCCAGCCCTTGATAGAGCTCGTACGCGATTTCCTGCAGCGCTTCGAGCCCCACCGGCTCGACGGCGCGGTGCTCGACGGGCTTCACCTGTCCGGGCCCGAAGCCCGCGTCGGCGAGTTCGGCGAGGACCGCGTTCTGCTGGGTGCGCCGGGTCCGCATCCACGTGGCCGCGGCGCCGCGCCAGAACCCGGGCGCGGGCATCAACCGGTTGACGATCAGGCCGTCGACCAGGATTCCGCGCAGGGCAAGGGAACTGAGCGTGCGGCGAGCTTCGGCGACGACGACGCGCTCCGGCGTCAGCACGAGCCGCACGGTGGTGGTGGCCGGGTCGGTCAGCAGCGTGCGCAGCGACTCCAGATGCGCGCCGAGCCGCCGCACCGCGGCCGCCGTCCGCCGCGCGCCGGGTTTGAACATCCTCGACAGATAGCCGGAGACGGCTTCGGGCAAAGCCAGCAGGCGCAGGGTTTCCGCGGTCGGACCGCAGTCGACGACGACCGTCTCCCAAGGACCGTGCTCGGCGAGCCGCTGGACCTCGGTGAGGGCGAGGAGTTCGTCGACGCCGGGCACCACGGTGAGTTCTTCGGCGTCGAGCGAGCCGAGGCCCACGCCCGCGAGCGCGGCCTGCAGTTCCCCCCGGAGCTCGCGCCAGGTGCTGTCGACGAGGCCGCGGGTGTCGATCTGGGCGGCGTGGAGCAGTCCCGACGTACTCCCTACCGCGGAGGGACCATCGGACACAGCGTCCACTTCGGACGGTTCGCCGCCGAGCGGGCGGCCGAAGGCGTCACCGAGGGAATGCGCCGGGTCGGTCGAGACCACGAGCGTCTTCCTGCCCCGCCCGGCCAGTGCCGCCGCCGTCGCCGCGGCCAGCGTGGTCTTGCCGACACCCCCCTTGCCGGTGAACAGCAGGATCCGCATGCCTACCCTTCGACTCAGGATGCTTCAGCGCGCTTCTTGAGCTCCTTGAGCGCGGTGTCCATGACCATCTTCTCGGCCTTGCGGCGCAGCAGCCCGATCATCGGCAGCGCCAGCTCGACGGACAGCGTATACGTCACCTTGGTGCGTCCGGCGCCCAGCGCTTCGAGCGCGTAGCGGCCGTTCTGCGCCTTCTGCATCTGCCCCTTGACCAGGTGCCAGCTGACTCCGTGGCCGTCGGCGTCCCAGTCGTACTCGAGGGTGTAGACGTCCTTGATGGGCCCGGCGTCGAGGGTGAGTTTCACCTGCTTGGCGCGGCCGTCGGCGTCCTCGCCGAGCACCTCGGTCTCCCGGACGGCCTTGGCCCATTCCGGGTACGCGGGAAAGTCGGCGATGACGGCCATGACCCGCTCGGGCTCGGCGTCGACCTCGATGGATTGCGTGGACTGCTCGGCCATGGAGTGAAGCCTAGAGCGTGTCGTGCGGTTCCCGGGCGGGCGGGTGACCACACGCGCGCGTTTCTTTGCGCCGAAGGCCCGGATTCGAGGAGGCGGGCCGCCGATCGACGTAAAGCGACATCGCGGCTGAGCCTCGGCCCGGCTGCTCGAATCCGGCAGCGCGCGCCCGAGGATCAGCACCTAGCCGGAGCCGAGCGTCACCAGCGCAGCACGTACGGCTGCGCGGTCTCTTTGAAGTGACCGACGTTACGGCATTCGGTCCTGCCGAGCCTCGTCCTCGGGGTCAGCGGCTGGTGGACGTGCCCGAAGACCGACCAGCGCGGCCGCTGTTCGCGGATGAGGTCCACCAGCGCCGCCGAGCCGATCTCGGAGCGCCGCGCGATCACGTCGTAGGTCAGCTCCGGGACGGCGGGCGGGATGTGGGTGCACAGGACGTCGACGTTCTCCAGCCCGGCGACCGCGACGTCGTACTCCTCGCGGGTGCGCAGGTACGGCCGCCAGAAACCGTTGCGGCGCGGGACCACGTTCGGCGGGAGGAGCGCGCCGCCGATGAAGCCGAACCGCAGGCCGCCGAACTCGGCGACCTCGCCGTCGAGGACGGTGATGCCGTCGCCGGCGAACTCGGGCCACAGCGAGGGGTCGTCGACGTTGCCGGGGGTCGCGAACGTCGGCGCGGTCAACGCGCCGAACAGGACGCCGTACTGGTCGTGGATCGCCTCGCCGACGGCGGCGGCGGGATCGGCCAATGTGGCCCACAACGATCGCGAGAAGGCAACGGTCTCATCACGAGTGCCCTCACGCCGCAGGCGCGCGAACTCGCCGACCTTCTCGGCGCCGAACAGCGCGCCCATGATGCCCTTGTCGTGCTCGCGGTAGTCGACGAAGTCCAGCAGGTCGCCCAGGACGATCAACGCGTCGGCGCCGTCACCCGCGCGTTTGAGCGCGTCGGCGTTGCCGTGCACGTCCGACACCACGTGAACCCGCATGCTCTCCCCTACTCGGCCCGGGGACCGACCCCGGGCTCGCGCCCGTCCTCCAGGACCTCCTTGAGCCCGAGCGCGATCGCCTTGGCGGCGCGGGCGCGGCGGTCGAACTCGCGGCGCAGTTCCCGCGGTGCCAGGCCGATCGGCTCCCCGTCGGGGCCGGCGGGGGTGGCGCGCAGGAAGTAGTGCAGCAAGGTGCCGTCGAGCACCGGCTCGAGCCAGACCTCCATGGTACCGATCAAGGCACCCCGCACGGTCCAGCGCAATCCTTGGTCCCCGCGGTCGGTGTAGACCTCCAGGACGAGGTCCGGCCAATAACGTGACCAAGATCGCGGATCCGCGAAAGCGGCGGCCACGGTGGAGGGCGGGACCACGAGGAAGGTCTCGTCGACGATGTCGAGAGCTGGCGGCGCCTGGTTCACAACGGCAGAATGTCATGCCCTGGGTATGGCCGATTCGTCAGCATGGTCTTAAGGTGCACGGCACGCTAAGTTGACTGGCGGGTAACACCGGTCACACCACTTGCACGCGAACACGGAGGTTCCTCGTGCGCGAATACAGCGCCCCCGCCGCCAATCCGGTGACCGACGACGAGAATCTCGCCGACGTCGTCTGGGCGAACGCCGAGCGGTTCTCCGATGTGGTGAGTTTCCGCCGCCAGGTCGACGGTACCTGGTTGGACGTCACCGCCAAAGACTTCGCCGCCCAGGTTCTGGCCGTGGCCAAGGGAATGGCCCAGGCGGGTATCGCACCGGGCGACCGGGTCGGGCTCATGTCCAAGACCCGCTACGAATGGACCCTGATCGACTTCGCGATCTGGGCCGCCGGCGCGGTCACCGTCCCGATCTACGACACGTCGTCGGCCGAGCAGGTCCACTGGATCCTCTCGGACTCGGCCGCGAAGGCCGTCTTCGTCGAGACCGACGACCACGTCGCGACGCTGGAGACCGTCAAGGGCCGTCTCGACGCGCTGGAGCACACCTGGCAGATCGAGGCGGGCGCCGTCGACCAGCTCACCACGCAGGGCGCCGACCTGAGCGACGACGACCTGCACGAGCGCCGCCGCACGGTGAAGGCGGGCGATCTGGCCACGATCGTGTACACCTCGGGCACGACCGGCCGCCCCAAGGGTGTCGAGCTCACCCACCGGAACCTCCTCGCCGAGATCCGCGCCGACATCGCCGCGTTCCCGCAGCTGATGGAGCAGGGCAACTCGCTACTGGTGTTCCTGCCGCTCGCGCACGTCCTCGCCCGCGCCATCGCGGTGACCGCGCTCAGCGCTCGGGTGACGCTCGGGCACACGTCGGACGTCAAGAACCTCGTCGCCGACCTCGGCACCTTCCGGCCGACCTTCGTCGTCGCCGTGCCGCGCGTGTTCGAGAAGGTCTACAACGGCGCCAAGCAGAAGGCGCACGGCGACGGCAAGGGCAAGATCTTCGACGCCGCCGAAGCCACCGCGGTCGCGTACAGCCAGGCTCAGGACACCGGCGGCGCCGGGCTGGGCCTGAAGGTCAAGCACGCGCTGTTCGACAAGCTCGTGTTCAGCAAGCTGCGTGCGGCCCTCGGCGGCCGGTGCGTCGCCGCGGTGTCCGGCGGTGCCCCGCTCGGTGTGCGGCTGGCGCACTTCTTCCGCGGCATCGGCGTCCCGGTGTTCGAGGGCTACGGCCTGACCGAGACCTCCGCCGCGGCCTGCGTCGGCACCCAGAACGGCTTCCGCGTCGGCACGGTGGGCCGCCCGGTCGCCGGCACTTCGGTCCGCATCGCCGACGACGGCGAGATCCTGCTCAAGGGCGACGTCGTGTTCGGCGGCTACTTCAACAACGCCGAAGCGACCGCCGAAGCGCTGGAGGACGGCTGGTTCCACACCGGCGACCTCGGCGAGCTGGACGACGACGGCTTCCTGAAGATCACCGGGCGCAAGAAGGAGATCATCGTCACGGCGGGCGGCAAGAACGTCGCCCCGTCCGGGCTCGAGGACACCATCAAGGCCAGCCCGCTGGTCAGCCAGGCGATGGTCGTCGGCGACCAGCGGCCCTTCATCGGCGCGCTGATCACCATCGACGAGGAGTACTTCCCGTCGTGGAAGTCGCAGCACGGCAAGCCCGCCGACGCGTCGGTGTCCGATCTGGCCGACGACGCCGAACTGCGCGCCGAGATCCAGACGGCCGTCGATCAGGCCAACAGCGCGGTGTCGCAGGCCGAAGCGATCAAGAAGTTCACGATCCTCTCGAAGGACTTCACCGAAGCGGGCGGGGAGATCACGCCGAGCCTGAAGCTGAAGCGCAACATCGTGAACAAGAACTACGCGACCGACATCGAAGCCCTGTACAAGAAGTAGCTTTTCGCGCGCTCCAGGCAGAGCAATCGTCCATTGTGGACATTTCTGCCCTGAAGGTGGCCTTCAGGACAGTCGCCCCGGGCGCTGTCGCCGTGAGGGCCTCCTTCCCTACCCTGAAGGTAGTGAAGGAGGCCCTCACGGGCACTCGCGGTCGGTCGGCTAAACGCGAATGGTCTCGTCCCAGTCGATGTGGTGCCGGTACAGCCAGTTCCGGTCCCGGTCGGAGTTCACCCCCGACGACACCGCCGCGCTGCTCGCCACCAGCTCCTCCACCCGCGCCCGCCGCAGCCGCTCATAGGCCGCGAAAGCCGTTGGCGCGTCGGGAAGATCCCGCAGACACTGCGCCAGCACGACACTGTCCTCCAGCGCCATCGACGCGCCCTGTCCCGCGGCGGGCGAGGCCGCGTGCGCCGCGTCGCCGACGAGCACCATCGACGCGTTGGACCACACCGGCGTCGAGGGCACGTCGTAGGAATGGCCGCCGAACACGTCGTCGCCCGTCGACGCGATGATTTCCGCGGCGGGCAACGGTTCCCCGTCGAAAGCGGCGAAAGCGGCCGAGCGCCATTCGGCCGGCGAAAGGCCGGAGCGCACGCCTTCGGCCGTGGGAAGCCGCGCGAACCAGTACGTCACGCCGTCGGGCGTGCTCGTGTAGCCGAAGAAGGCGTGCAAGCTCTGGATCATCCGATAGAGGGACGGCGCCTGCGGGATACCCGGGTCGGTCGTGTAGCCGTAAACGACGTCGAGGCCCGTCGAGCGCGGCGGCGGGCAGTCCGGGTCGATGATCGTCCGGACGACCGAGCGCAGGCCGTCGGCGCCGATCAGGATGTCGCCCTCGGCCACGGAACCGTCCTCGAAGCGAGCGACCCCCGGCGAGGCTGAAACCAGCCGTTTCCCGCGTTCGAAGGTGATCCCGC from Amycolatopsis sp. EV170708-02-1 includes:
- a CDS encoding NAD(P)/FAD-dependent oxidoreductase; the encoded protein is MKAVIIGGGVSGTVTAMALRRAGIEASVHEAYPSGGEDAGAFLTIMHNGMDALRAIDADGPVIGNSFSAAGLELVTPDGRTVERRSFDIEGLAGPRTMTRASLYRALQEEAISRGITFERGKRLVSASPGVARFEDGSVAEGDILIGADGLRSVVRTIIDPDCPPPRSTGLDVVYGYTTDPGIPQAPSLYRMIQSLHAFFGYTSTPDGVTYWFARLPTAEGVRSGLSPAEWRSAAFAAFDGEPLPAAEIIASTGDDVFGGHSYDVPSTPVWSNASMVLVGDAAHAASPAAGQGASMALEDSVVLAQCLRDLPDAPTAFAAYERLRRARVEELVASSAAVSSGVNSDRDRNWLYRHHIDWDETIRV
- a CDS encoding ROK family protein: MDVGGTSVRAGVVDEHGSLMDTARVGTPSGEDALEDAIAGVVEDLRNRHDVSGVGLAVAGFVAKDRRTVMFAPHLSWRAAPVAERIEKRVGLPVTLEHDVNAAAVGEYRFGAARGAHVAALIALGTGIGAGLLLDGKIYRGAYGVAPELGHLTVVPGGRPCPCGKYGCWERYCSGTALAATAVELLARHPGRSTVLARETRGDPGSVTGRRVAGAARDGDPIAQRAMTELAKWLAEGLALVADVFDPELIVIGGGVSESAPLFLDEAREHYADKITGAGHRPLARIRAAHHGDDSAIVGAAALAVDAAKAPGAEIGVTR
- a CDS encoding metallophosphoesterase; this encodes MRVHVVSDVHGNADALKRAGDGADALIVLGDLLDFVDYREHDKGIMGALFGAEKVGEFARLRREGTRDETVAFSRSLWATLADPAAAVGEAIHDQYGVLFGALTAPTFATPGNVDDPSLWPEFAGDGITVLDGEVAEFGGLRFGFIGGALLPPNVVPRRNGFWRPYLRTREEYDVAVAGLENVDVLCTHIPPAVPELTYDVIARRSEIGSAALVDLIREQRPRWSVFGHVHQPLTPRTRLGRTECRNVGHFKETAQPYVLRW
- a CDS encoding NUDIX domain-containing protein; the encoded protein is MTRQDGNGFVKCDFGHLHWGLHGAAGLLLSDPARGVLLQRRAWWVHHGRTWALPGGAVEAGESPRDAATREAHEEADIPPARVRPLAASHVDHGNWRYTTVLAVPIGPLSARVKSAESAELRWVRAGEVADFRLHRDFAAAWPGLREHVDRGLVLVVDGANVVGSRPDGWWRDRRGAAERLRDKLATLSGTGLADPALPGGGGWSWWPKVVLVVEGKARGVAPVPGVEVVEADGEGDDKIVAVAREARAAGPDDHVVVVTADRELRSRVEALGASTFGPGTLLGHLDSRV
- a CDS encoding SRPBCC family protein, which produces MAEQSTQSIEVDAEPERVMAVIADFPAYPEWAKAVRETEVLGEDADGRAKQVKLTLDAGPIKDVYTLEYDWDADGHGVSWHLVKGQMQKAQNGRYALEALGAGRTKVTYTLSVELALPMIGLLRRKAEKMVMDTALKELKKRAEAS
- a CDS encoding ArsA family ATPase, which translates into the protein MRILLFTGKGGVGKTTLAAATAAALAGRGRKTLVVSTDPAHSLGDAFGRPLGGEPSEVDAVSDGPSAVGSTSGLLHAAQIDTRGLVDSTWRELRGELQAALAGVGLGSLDAEELTVVPGVDELLALTEVQRLAEHGPWETVVVDCGPTAETLRLLALPEAVSGYLSRMFKPGARRTAAAVRRLGAHLESLRTLLTDPATTTVRLVLTPERVVVAEARRTLSSLALRGILVDGLIVNRLMPAPGFWRGAAATWMRTRRTQQNAVLAELADAGFGPGQVKPVEHRAVEPVGLEALQEIAYELYQGLDPLAGNEKGVTPLLQVAESDDGYELRVAVPLHRDSEVDLARVDDDLAVTVDGFRRLIALPEMLRPCRITGAESDAHGLVVSLAGNRGPG
- a CDS encoding long-chain fatty acid--CoA ligase, with the translated sequence MREYSAPAANPVTDDENLADVVWANAERFSDVVSFRRQVDGTWLDVTAKDFAAQVLAVAKGMAQAGIAPGDRVGLMSKTRYEWTLIDFAIWAAGAVTVPIYDTSSAEQVHWILSDSAAKAVFVETDDHVATLETVKGRLDALEHTWQIEAGAVDQLTTQGADLSDDDLHERRRTVKAGDLATIVYTSGTTGRPKGVELTHRNLLAEIRADIAAFPQLMEQGNSLLVFLPLAHVLARAIAVTALSARVTLGHTSDVKNLVADLGTFRPTFVVAVPRVFEKVYNGAKQKAHGDGKGKIFDAAEATAVAYSQAQDTGGAGLGLKVKHALFDKLVFSKLRAALGGRCVAAVSGGAPLGVRLAHFFRGIGVPVFEGYGLTETSAAACVGTQNGFRVGTVGRPVAGTSVRIADDGEILLKGDVVFGGYFNNAEATAEALEDGWFHTGDLGELDDDGFLKITGRKKEIIVTAGGKNVAPSGLEDTIKASPLVSQAMVVGDQRPFIGALITIDEEYFPSWKSQHGKPADASVSDLADDAELRAEIQTAVDQANSAVSQAEAIKKFTILSKDFTEAGGEITPSLKLKRNIVNKNYATDIEALYKK
- a CDS encoding polyketide cyclase / dehydrase and lipid transport — its product is MNQAPPALDIVDETFLVVPPSTVAAAFADPRSWSRYWPDLVLEVYTDRGDQGLRWTVRGALIGTMEVWLEPVLDGTLLHYFLRATPAGPDGEPIGLAPRELRREFDRRARAAKAIALGLKEVLEDGREPGVGPRAE